The genomic DNA ATTCTTTAATATCGAATATAAAACCATTTACAGACGAACTCCAATACGCTTGTTTAAACACTATTTTAGTACCATCGGGAGAAAATTTAGGATCTTCATCTCTTCGATCATATCCATGAGTAAGATTAATCGGTTGATCTGAGCTTCCGATTTCCCATAAATATATATCCCAGTCTCTTGGTTCTCCTTTATCATCACCCATAAACACTAACTTGGTTCCATCGGGTGAGATATGTCCATTCATTTCATGATCAATATTCCAATCCCTACCTATTTCGATAATATTGTTTTCTTCCAGATCCAATAAATACATTTTTGAATTCCATGCATCATAACTTGTATATGAGTGATAAACCACAAAACCATTGTCTAATGGTTGAGCATTTACACTAAAATGCATTATGATCATAAATAATATTGAGAAATAATAATATTTTAGAGACATATAATAACTGTTTACTCCTTTTATTCAAACATTTTTTAATAATAATTAGAGCCGACATTACATCGACTCTAATTAACTATTAAGTAATAATTTACTCTAACACTATCTTTTTTGTAACAGACTTAACACCTGAAGTAAAAGTTGCAAAATACAGACCTCTTGACTTATTAGTAAGATCTATTACACCTTTGTTATTTATTGATCCTTTGTAAACTGTTTTACCGGTAACATCGATAACATTAATATTATAAGCTCCATCTATATTAACTTCATAAACACCTTTCGAAGGGTTAGGATATAAACTTATATTTACTAATTCAGCATTTGCCATTCCTAGTACTTCGGTGTAAGTATTTGATGCATCAAATACATAACTCTCTGTGAAATCGGCACCAGATATTTGAACAACTCTGGTGTCATAACGATCTGCATCATACTCAAATACTGTTTCTGTTTCTGAAATAGAATAAGCAAAAACTACAGGATAAAATGTTGAAGGTACATCTGCAAGAGTTACAGTATATATTCCATCTGCATCTTCATCAAGCATTTCAGTTCCATTGTACTTCATCCCAACATGATCATGATAGTAAACTTTATCAGTTGAAGCGTCAAAATCTACAACAGCATTCATATCAACAGATAGGTTCATAGTATATACTCCGCCCCATTTAGTGTTATAAACAACATCCTCAGTACCAACATAAACATTTTGATCTATCCCAACAGGAAATCCTGACCATTCTCTGTCGCTACCTGATGTTCCCCAGGTTGGTATCGGATTACCTGAACCATCTAAATCCACTTCATAAAAATCACTCCAATAGAAGCCTGGTTCTATACCTTCATAAATTAAAGTCAAAGTACCATCTCCATTATCAAGAAACTCAGCATCAGCATCTTCTCCCGGCATAGCCCAGCCATTAAAACCTCCAGAATAAAAAATAGCCTCAGTAGCAGCATCAAAGTCTGCATCCCTAACATCAAGGTTAATTGTTACTGTTACCTGAGCAAATGTTAAAGATGTTAAACCTAACAACAATAACGATGTAAAAATTCTTCTCATAATAAAAAATTTAGTTAATAATTATAAATATTATAGACATTACTATAATCCGTTTTAGTAAGTGGTAGATTTTATTCCGGTTACCATCCCGGATTTTGATCTGCTGCAGTGATCGCAGGGTTTACGTCGATTTCCTGTTGAGGGATTGGAAATAATTCGTGTTTACCTGCAACAAATCCATCAGATCCTAATATATCTGCTGCTGTTCCCCATCGAACCAAATCAAAAAATCTTTGGCCCTCAAATGCTAATTCCAACTGTCTTTCAAGAATTATTGCTGAAAACAAATCATCTCCTCCGGCAGTTACATCTCCCATTCCTGCTCTCTGTCGTACTTTATTAAGTTCTATACGTGCCTGATTTTCATCACCTGATCTGTAATAAGCTTCTGCAGCCATTAGAAGAACATCTGCATAACGGAGTAAACGATAATTGTTTCCATAATTCATTACAGGATCGGCATCAAAAGATGTTTGATCTGCATATGTTGCATATTTCAACCTAATAGAACCATGCCACCCAAATGCATCAGGACTAACACTACCTCCGTAAGTGTTTAACAATTCATCCTCCGACATTAGAGTTGCTTGTCTTCGTAATACATCCCCTGCATTAACATAGGCGTTATATATGCTTTCCGTCGGACTATTGAATCCCCATCCGTATAATAAATCACTTGTTCCAAGATTATAAAATTCAACACGCGGTCCCATTAACTGAACATCGTAGTTTGCTTCATAACCTCTTCTACTTGTTTCTGCCCAAACATTACCGGCATCAACATGATTTTCATATGATGAAAAAGAAATATTCATTAAAGTTTCCTGTCCCCATCTACCATCAGGCGACCACAAGTGAGCATAATCAGGATCTAATCCTACTTCACTACCTTCATTTAATATCAAATCACCAAAAACCTGAGTAGCTTCTGTCCATTTTTCCTGATACAAATAAGCCTTACCCAACAAAGCCTGAGCAGTTTCAACACTAACTCTGAACTGATCACTATTACTCAACTCTGACTTATGTGCTAATTTAGGAATGGCTTCTGTCAAACCTTCTTCTATAAATTGATATACATCCTGAACAGTGGCACGTTTTTTAGCATAACCATTAGCTCCGGGTACGGTTTTATGCAGGGGCACTCCTCCAAACATAGTTACCAATTCAAAATAATAAAAAGACCTTAACACCTTAGCTTCTGCAATTATTCTCTCTCTAAATTCAGAAGTCGGATCAATATTATCAATTACAAGATTAGCCCTGTTTACACCAAAATAAAATACTTCATATGCTCTTTTAATTGCTCTGTTTGTAGTGGTATACGAGTAATCATCGAATTCCTGAAAATGAATAAGATCACTTGGTCCACCTCCTGCAGCTACCGATTCGTCAGAAGCCAAAACACGCGTCATGCCCGGGCTATCGAAACTCAATAAAGAATATAGTTGTAAAATATCGTATGCTGCTATCAATGCCATTGAAGCATCTTCATCAGTTTTATAAAATTCCGATTCTGTAGTTTTCCCGGTAGGCTTTACATCCAAAAACTCCTTTGAACAGCCACTTAGCACAACTAAAACTACTACAAGTACTGCTTTAAATATATTTTCTAACATTTTCATCTGTTAATAATTTTATGTTTTGGTCAGATGGAACTCGCATATTATCATCACCCTATGTGAGAAACTCTTTGCTCATGCTCGTTTCATTTGATCCTCTTTTTAATTAAAATGATACTGATACTCCATACATTATTGTACGAGGTATAGGATACACGCCCCTATCTATTCCCTGACTACTTCCGGATGTACTACCTGCTTCAGGATCAATTCCTTTGTACTTAGTGAATGTGAAGAAGTTATCCAGTGATACATAAAGTCGGAATTTGTTGATATAGGCCTTATTAGTTAGTTGCGACGGTAAAGAATAACCTAATTGTATCTTGCGAATTCTCATAAACGAACCATCCTGTACCATGAAATCACTCTGATAGATATACTGACTTCTGGTATTGGCTCCAAACCATTCATTTGTACTTCCTTCTCCTGTCCATCTATCGTCGTAAAAGAACTTTGGTTTATTTGTGTATGAGTAGTCATTTCTATAGAATCCCATCAACACATCATTACCAATTGATCCCTGAAGGAAGAAGTTAAAATCGAAACCTTTATATTCTAGGTAAACTGTTGCTCCATACATCATATCAGGATGCGGACTACCTATATAAGTTCTGTCATTGGGTGTAATTCTACCATCACCGTCAACATCTATTACAATTGGTTCTCCTGGTTTAGGCCTGTAACGTGAAAGATTATTATCTTCAATATACTTATCAATTTCATCCTGACTCTGAAATATTCCATCAGTCTTATATCCTCTGAAATACCATATAGGATTATCAACATCAAACCTTGTAGCTCCTATCCATCTACCTACTTCAGCTCCGTTTATTCCATCGCCTGCCAATGGATTCAGATAAGTAACATTGTTTTTTAAAGTCGAGAAGTTGGCACTCAAACTATATTTAAATTCTCCATCAAAATCTTTGTACGAAAGTTCAAATTCAAACCCTTCATTACTAACTGTACCACCATTTGCAAAGGGTGCATTATTTCCTACTGATAATGGAGGTGTTGAAGGAGTTAACAAATCAATAGTTTGTTTTTTATAGTATTCAGCTACAAAAGAAAGCTTGTTATTAAAGAAACGAGCATCAAGTCCAACATTAACCTGCTCACTTGTTTCCCACACAAGATCCTTATTTGCAATTGCAAGTGGTTCTGCTCCCGGATAATATCCTCCTGAAGAATTTGGATATCTAATTCCATCAGAAGTAATTAAAGAATTCCATTGGTCGGCCGACAAGTTCGACAAACTTCCATTTTGACCCCAACTTCCCCGAAGTTTTAAATGATTAAAAAACGACTCATCATTAAAGAATTCTTCATTCGACACAACCCAACCAAGTGATACCGAAGGAAATACAGCAAACTTATTCTCCGGAGAAAATAATGAAGATCCATCACGTCTTAAAGTTGTTTCAAATAAATATTTTGAATCATAATCATAGCTAAATCTTCCAAAATATGAAAGCATTGTTGTTCTACTTCTCGATCCTCCTGTTTTGTCATTATCATCACTTAAGGTATGATCAAGGTAAGCATATGAATCATCTTCAACAGCTAATGGTGCAGAATCTCCCCAAATGTATTCATAAGTATTTTCCTGAGATGACATACCTGCCATTAATGAAATATTATGTTTTTTAAGTTGTATAGAATATATCGCATAATTATCCCA from Bacteroidota bacterium includes the following:
- a CDS encoding RagB/SusD family nutrient uptake outer membrane protein, whose protein sequence is MKMLENIFKAVLVVVLVVLSGCSKEFLDVKPTGKTTESEFYKTDEDASMALIAAYDILQLYSLLSFDSPGMTRVLASDESVAAGGGPSDLIHFQEFDDYSYTTTNRAIKRAYEVFYFGVNRANLVIDNIDPTSEFRERIIAEAKVLRSFYYFELVTMFGGVPLHKTVPGANGYAKKRATVQDVYQFIEEGLTEAIPKLAHKSELSNSDQFRVSVETAQALLGKAYLYQEKWTEATQVFGDLILNEGSEVGLDPDYAHLWSPDGRWGQETLMNISFSSYENHVDAGNVWAETSRRGYEANYDVQLMGPRVEFYNLGTSDLLYGWGFNSPTESIYNAYVNAGDVLRRQATLMSEDELLNTYGGSVSPDAFGWHGSIRLKYATYADQTSFDADPVMNYGNNYRLLRYADVLLMAAEAYYRSGDENQARIELNKVRQRAGMGDVTAGGDDLFSAIILERQLELAFEGQRFFDLVRWGTAADILGSDGFVAGKHELFPIPQQEIDVNPAITAADQNPGW
- a CDS encoding TonB-dependent receptor, translating into MRKFTFLLVFSLIISLSYGQSRQVNGVVLSAEDNSPLPGVSVVETNTSNGVVTDIDGKFNITMNDTENNLLAFSFMGFLEQEIKIVNQSSINVILRPDVEVLDDIIVVGYGTKKKSLVTGAISSVEVKDINLATANAMQSIQGKVSGVQVMPTSGSPGAAVSMKIRGTGSNGRSQPLFIVDGMKTSIDYLSPSDIESVEILKDAASSAIYGAEGANGVVIVTTKTGKEGKAVINYDFQYGIQSVPELTKMMNVKEYSAYLDEAGIDSSIPDSLPSTNWFDETFQLAPVKTHNISISGGSKVSTYLLSGTFYEQDGIVGGDKANFQRYSFRLNSTHKLKKWLEVGNNLSYTNSARRTISEDSEYDGLISSAIMMDPLTPVTYEGVPQNVQDAIDNGHTPIADEDGNYYGMSQYTLGKVSNPVALLETMKRKYREDKLTGSFYGKIKPFKGFEFTSRLGIDLNYGTTNSWNPSHYFTPDRFNDVPTVSQSVDNWKSWLWDNYAIYSIQLKKHNISLMAGMSSQENTYEYIWGDSAPLAVEDDSYAYLDHTLSDDNDKTGGSRSRTTMLSYFGRFSYDYDSKYLFETTLRRDGSSLFSPENKFAVFPSVSLGWVVSNEEFFNDESFFNHLKLRGSWGQNGSLSNLSADQWNSLITSDGIRYPNSSGGYYPGAEPLAIANKDLVWETSEQVNVGLDARFFNNKLSFVAEYYKKQTIDLLTPSTPPLSVGNNAPFANGGTVSNEGFEFELSYKDFDGEFKYSLSANFSTLKNNVTYLNPLAGDGINGAEVGRWIGATRFDVDNPIWYFRGYKTDGIFQSQDEIDKYIEDNNLSRYRPKPGEPIVIDVDGDGRITPNDRTYIGSPHPDMMYGATVYLEYKGFDFNFFLQGSIGNDVLMGFYRNDYSYTNKPKFFYDDRWTGEGSTNEWFGANTRSQYIYQSDFMVQDGSFMRIRKIQLGYSLPSQLTNKAYINKFRLYVSLDNFFTFTKYKGIDPEAGSTSGSSQGIDRGVYPIPRTIMYGVSVSF
- a CDS encoding T9SS type A sorting domain-containing protein, whose amino-acid sequence is MRRIFTSLLLLGLTSLTFAQVTVTINLDVRDADFDAATEAIFYSGGFNGWAMPGEDADAEFLDNGDGTLTLIYEGIEPGFYWSDFYEVDLDGSGNPIPTWGTSGSDREWSGFPVGIDQNVYVGTEDVVYNTKWGGVYTMNLSVDMNAVVDFDASTDKVYYHDHVGMKYNGTEMLDEDADGIYTVTLADVPSTFYPVVFAYSISETETVFEYDADRYDTRVVQISGADFTESYVFDASNTYTEVLGMANAELVNISLYPNPSKGVYEVNIDGAYNINVIDVTGKTVYKGSINNKGVIDLTNKSRGLYFATFTSGVKSVTKKIVLE